gagctaAGAAGAGCCACAGAGTTGGGTGATCATTTTGAGTGGTCTATGAGCAGCACCATTCCAATACACTTCATAATTTAATCTATTGTcagtatgaaaatattgatgAGAACAGCTTTAATGAGAACCTGGAGGTTGGCACAGAGGGTGGGAGAGTGGCTGATTCAAAAGGGGTCCAACAACAAATGTTTTCCCTGGGGCCCTATAACAGTTTAATCCAGCCATGCTGCTGAGTGGTTTTATTTCTTAATGAAGTAAGTATATAGGTGAGTAAGGAAGTATgtacgaacacacacacaagtagtaATCTTGGTTTAATGGTTGGTAGTCTTCAATCTGCATCATTAATTTCAGGTATTTGGTATTCAAAAAGACTCGAATTTTTGGAACATATGCAAcaagaaaagtcaaaaatatCACATTCCAGATTCAAATTTGTTATCATATAACATTATTGTGGCTTTTGTAATCTCATTTAACTATTAGAGTTACAGAAATCTAAACAGCTCAAGTAAATTGTTGAATGGTTCAGTCCCATCTTAACACAATCAAAATATGTAGCCTCACATTAAATACATAGTTACAGTACTAGGCTATCAAAATATATTCTGAGCAGTCTCCCCTCCCCCGAAAAAAAGTTTACAATTCCATAAATTAGCACCACGTCTTCTGGGTAAGCACCGCTATTATTATGTGCACAACAATGAAACCACATTTCACTGCGTTGCaagaacagagaaaagatgGTGAGACTCACAAATCAGAAAAATCTTCTATCCAAGGTCCATGAGGACTCTCTCTATTTAGACAGAAAAATAGTCTTATTTCAAAAGGTAgttgtaaaaaacaaacttctaGATATACACAATGCAAAACACCAGCTCATTCAATTAAAATGCTTATAAAAAGTTATCTTAATATCTCTATATAGttcatttgtaaaacaaaaGTTACGTTTTTCCTGGGTCTTTTGTCAAGGCCAATGCACGCACTCTTCTTTTACAGTGGTGGAGAACACTTGAGAATGCAAGACTCTCCAAACAAAACCTGGTTAGAATATAAGACGAATGTACCAGGGCTTTGCTCACACTTTTTAACATTGTATCCAAAAAGgtgaaatcttttttaaaaagagtcaAAATAGAAAGCAAAACTGCAGATCAGAATGATCTGTAAACACGtacaatacatatttttttctcagttgtttttttagcaAATAAATTAGAAAAGCTGAAGAGCCACAGTTCTCTTTATGTGTTGCCGAGTTCCTGTTGTTGTCAACACTGAGTCTGTATGGCTGTGtgtgggttgtgtgtgtgtgatcagtgTAGCAGGAGTCACTGGGAGACATGGGAAATACAGGCAGGAAGAGAAGAGGCAGTCAACAGCCCCTGGTTGGTGGGGGGAGGTGAGGGTTAGAGTAGATTAGGTGTCCCTTTTATGAAGGTGGGTCTGAAGGACAGGATTGGTGGTGGTTGATTGGGATCCTGTGTTGTCTTAGGCTACCTGGCACTCACTCGAGTCCCCGTGGACCCAGTAGCAAATTTGGGCATATTTGAGGGGCGTTATCCTCACTGCAACGTTGTAATCCTGCTGCATCCCGTTCCCATTTACATCCACCCACTGGTGACCAGAGAATACCCCAATGATCTTCCTCTTCCACTTCTTCTTGCCAGGCTCCTTGAGGCGAATGTAGATCCCAGAGCCACTGGAGCCGGGTTTGGCATCACAGTATTGGTACAGCAAATCATTGGACTCCTCAGAGACGGAGCAGAACCGATACACCAGGTTGCCAGGCCGGTCATCATCAAAGCCAGAGAAGTGGATCCTCCCAGCAGGGAGCTTCTTGACTGAGGGGATAACACCCAGATCCATGTGCTTGACTTTTGGGGCTTTCTTCAGCTCCAGAATAGCGTAATCATAATCTGCAGCCAGTCCATCAGCCACACCTTTGAACCAGCCCTTAGGCACCTGGGTCTTCTTGACCCTGGTCCACCGAAATGAAGGTTTCTCTGATTCCGCACTCCGCCGGTTCCGACTCTTTCTACCTTTCCCTTTTCCCTTACGGTCCCCTTTCCCGTCgttctcttccttttcttcctcttcctcttgagCTTTGTCTCCCCTTCTCCTTTTGCCTTTTCCTCGccctctccctttccctcctttccctcGTCTGGATTTCTCCTTCAGAATACCAACTCGTAGCTTCCGAGCCCCGTCTAGATAATCCTTTCCGTCATGGATGCAGTGGGCAGCG
This sequence is a window from Thunnus thynnus chromosome 10, fThuThy2.1, whole genome shotgun sequence. Protein-coding genes within it:
- the prss35 gene encoding inactive serine protease 35, with protein sequence MGPIPLCVLLPVTVLAVVVAVAAEVNTVDDEYTWPQWKVPLVRKRRTLPLSSPNFSAHPQPELSGTCGIECQRRLPSPSMDDLEEFLSYETVYENGTRTYTSVSVQGLNEVTALSRNNSSSSRHKREVYGTDTRFTISDKQFSLKYPFSTSVKISTGCSGVLVSPKHVLTAAHCIHDGKDYLDGARKLRVGILKEKSRRGKGGKGRGRGKGKRRRGDKAQEEEEEKEENDGKGDRKGKGKGRKSRNRRSAESEKPSFRWTRVKKTQVPKGWFKGVADGLAADYDYAILELKKAPKVKHMDLGVIPSVKKLPAGRIHFSGFDDDRPGNLVYRFCSVSEESNDLLYQYCDAKPGSSGSGIYIRLKEPGKKKWKRKIIGVFSGHQWVDVNGNGMQQDYNVAVRITPLKYAQICYWVHGDSSECQVA